One stretch of Clavibacter michiganensis DNA includes these proteins:
- a CDS encoding DUF3710 domain-containing protein: protein MTDENANQPDDAVADDAEHVLDAKSAPDDRADEGPLDETEANPVRPYVDLGGIKILPREGLHLRLEVAEGTQQVVAIGLDFAESSLQVQPFAAPRSSGLWHEIRTTIGEQIQRQGGTTRLADGPFGPELHAVIPVVQQPGQPAASTREARFIGVDGPRWFLRGVITGRAVTDPEAAAAVEDLFRSVVVVRGSSPMPPRDLIPLKMPAAQVGTTPGAAPAGESPAPALGA from the coding sequence CGGACGACGCCGAGCACGTCCTGGACGCCAAGTCCGCGCCCGACGACCGGGCCGACGAGGGCCCGCTCGACGAGACCGAGGCGAACCCGGTCCGTCCCTACGTCGACCTCGGCGGGATCAAGATCCTGCCGCGCGAGGGCCTGCACCTGCGTCTCGAGGTGGCCGAGGGCACGCAGCAGGTCGTCGCGATCGGCCTCGACTTCGCCGAGTCCAGCCTGCAGGTGCAGCCGTTCGCCGCGCCGCGCTCGAGCGGACTGTGGCATGAGATCCGCACGACCATCGGGGAGCAGATCCAGCGGCAGGGCGGCACGACCCGCCTGGCCGATGGGCCGTTCGGTCCCGAGCTCCACGCCGTCATCCCGGTCGTGCAGCAGCCCGGTCAACCGGCGGCGAGCACGCGCGAGGCCCGCTTCATCGGGGTGGACGGCCCCCGGTGGTTCCTGCGCGGCGTCATCACCGGCCGCGCCGTGACCGACCCCGAGGCCGCCGCCGCCGTCGAGGACCTCTTCCGCAGCGTCGTCGTCGTGCGGGGATCCTCGCCCATGCCCCCGCGTGACCTCATCCCGCTCAAGATGCCCGCGGCCCAGGTCGGCACCACCCCGGGCGCCGCTCCGGCCGGCGAGAGCCCGGCCCCCGCGCTGGGCGCCTGA
- the acnA gene encoding aconitate hydratase AcnA: MSAINSFGAKDTLRVGDTDYEIYRIDTVAGHERLPFSLKVLLENLLRTEDGKNVTGSQISALGDWAPDSEPDTEIQFTPARVVMQDFTGVPCIVDLATMREAVGELGGDPTKINPLAPAELVIDHSVIADLFGSEDALERNVDIEYERNGERYQFLRWGQTAFEDFKVVPPGTGIVHQVNIEHLARVTMTREVGGVLQAYPDTCVGTDSHTTMVNGLGVLGWGVGGIEAEAAMLGQPVSMLIPKVVGFKLSGEIPTGVTATDVVLTITQMLRKHGVVGKFVEFYGTGVGAVPLANRATIGNMSPEFGSTAAVFPIDDVTLEYLRLTGRSEEQVALVEAYAKEQKLWHDADVEPSFSEYLELDLSTVVPSIAGPKRPQDRIELTDAKSQFERDLNDYAQVDHDIVDLTTAMSFPASDPGELQPEDEHSSHEHHHASQSPSSVSKPTHVTLEDGSDFTLDHGAVAIAAITSCTNTSNPSVMLAAGLLARNASKKGLKAKPWVKTTLAPGSKVVTDYYEKSGLTTYLEDLGFYTVGYGCTTCIGNSGPLIDEISTAVQDNDLAVTAVLSGNRNFEGRINPDVKMNYLASPPLVIAYALAGSMNFDFDSDALGTDTEGNDVFLKDIWPDADEVQSTIDSSIDTGMFTHQYAGVFDGDERWRSLPTPTGATFEWDAESTYVRKPPYFEGLTMETTPVSDIQGARVLAKLGDSVTTDHISPAGSIKADSPAGRYLDEHGVGRKDYNSYGSRRGNHEVMIRGTFANIRLRNQLLDGVEGGYTRDFTQEGGPQSFIYDASENYQAAGTPLVILGGKEYGSGSSRDWAAKGTSLLGVKAVITESFERIHRSNLIGMGVVPLQFPAGETWASLGLDGTEEITITGLEELNSGTTPRTVHVVAAPTADSPAGKETVEFDAVVRIDTPGEADYYRNGGILQYVLRSLVA, from the coding sequence GTGTCTGCAATCAACAGCTTCGGCGCGAAGGACACACTCCGCGTCGGGGACACCGACTACGAGATCTACCGCATCGACACCGTGGCGGGCCACGAGCGTCTCCCGTTCAGCCTCAAGGTGCTGCTCGAGAACCTCCTGCGCACCGAGGACGGCAAGAACGTCACCGGCAGCCAGATCAGCGCCCTCGGCGACTGGGCCCCGGACTCCGAGCCCGACACCGAGATCCAGTTCACCCCCGCGCGCGTCGTGATGCAGGACTTCACCGGCGTGCCGTGCATCGTCGACCTCGCCACCATGCGCGAGGCGGTCGGCGAGCTGGGCGGCGACCCGACGAAGATCAACCCGCTCGCGCCCGCGGAGCTCGTGATCGACCACTCGGTCATCGCCGACCTCTTCGGCTCCGAGGACGCGCTCGAGCGCAACGTCGACATCGAGTACGAGCGCAACGGCGAGCGGTACCAGTTCCTCCGCTGGGGCCAGACGGCGTTCGAGGACTTCAAGGTCGTCCCGCCCGGGACCGGCATCGTCCATCAGGTCAACATCGAGCACCTCGCCCGCGTCACCATGACGCGCGAGGTGGGCGGCGTCCTCCAGGCGTACCCCGACACCTGCGTCGGCACCGACTCGCACACCACCATGGTCAACGGCCTGGGCGTGCTGGGCTGGGGCGTCGGCGGCATCGAGGCGGAGGCGGCCATGCTCGGCCAGCCCGTCTCGATGCTCATCCCCAAGGTCGTCGGCTTCAAGCTCTCGGGCGAGATCCCCACGGGCGTCACCGCCACCGACGTGGTGCTCACCATCACGCAGATGCTCCGCAAGCACGGCGTCGTCGGCAAGTTCGTCGAGTTCTACGGCACGGGCGTCGGCGCCGTCCCGCTCGCCAACCGCGCCACCATCGGCAACATGAGCCCCGAGTTCGGCTCCACCGCCGCCGTCTTCCCCATCGACGACGTCACCCTCGAGTACCTGCGCCTCACCGGGCGCAGCGAGGAGCAGGTCGCGCTCGTGGAGGCGTACGCCAAGGAGCAGAAGCTCTGGCACGACGCGGACGTCGAGCCGTCGTTCAGCGAGTACCTCGAGCTCGACCTCTCCACGGTCGTCCCGTCCATCGCCGGCCCGAAGCGCCCGCAGGACCGCATCGAGCTGACCGACGCGAAGTCGCAGTTCGAGCGCGACCTCAACGACTACGCGCAGGTCGACCACGACATCGTCGACCTCACCACGGCGATGAGCTTCCCCGCGTCCGACCCGGGCGAGCTGCAGCCGGAGGACGAGCACTCGTCGCACGAGCACCACCACGCGTCGCAGAGCCCCTCCTCGGTCTCGAAGCCGACGCACGTCACCCTCGAGGACGGCAGCGACTTCACGCTGGACCACGGCGCGGTCGCCATCGCGGCCATCACCTCCTGCACCAACACGTCGAACCCGTCGGTGATGCTCGCGGCCGGGCTCCTCGCCCGCAACGCGAGCAAGAAGGGCCTCAAGGCCAAGCCGTGGGTGAAGACCACGCTGGCGCCCGGATCCAAGGTCGTCACGGACTACTACGAGAAGTCCGGCCTCACCACGTACCTCGAGGACCTCGGCTTCTACACGGTCGGCTACGGCTGCACCACCTGCATCGGCAACTCCGGCCCGCTGATCGACGAGATCTCCACCGCGGTGCAGGACAACGACCTCGCCGTCACGGCCGTCCTCTCGGGCAACCGCAACTTCGAGGGCCGCATCAACCCCGACGTGAAGATGAACTACCTCGCGAGCCCGCCGCTCGTGATCGCGTACGCGCTGGCCGGCTCGATGAACTTCGACTTCGACTCCGACGCGCTCGGCACCGACACCGAGGGGAACGACGTGTTCCTCAAGGACATCTGGCCCGACGCGGACGAGGTCCAGTCGACCATCGACAGCTCCATCGACACGGGCATGTTCACGCACCAGTACGCCGGCGTCTTCGACGGCGACGAGCGCTGGCGCTCACTCCCCACGCCCACGGGCGCGACGTTCGAGTGGGACGCGGAGTCGACCTACGTGCGGAAGCCCCCGTACTTCGAGGGCCTCACGATGGAGACCACGCCGGTCTCCGACATCCAGGGCGCGCGCGTCCTCGCGAAGCTCGGCGACTCGGTCACGACCGACCACATCAGCCCGGCCGGCTCCATCAAGGCGGACAGCCCGGCGGGCCGCTACCTCGACGAGCACGGCGTCGGCCGCAAGGACTACAACTCCTACGGCTCGCGCCGCGGCAACCACGAGGTCATGATCCGCGGCACGTTCGCGAACATCCGCCTCCGCAACCAGCTGCTCGACGGCGTCGAGGGCGGCTACACGCGCGACTTCACGCAGGAGGGCGGCCCGCAGTCGTTCATCTACGACGCGTCCGAGAACTACCAGGCGGCGGGCACCCCGCTCGTCATCCTCGGCGGCAAGGAGTACGGCTCCGGCTCGTCGCGCGACTGGGCGGCGAAGGGCACGAGCCTCCTGGGCGTCAAGGCGGTCATCACCGAGAGCTTCGAGCGGATCCACCGCTCCAACCTCATCGGCATGGGCGTCGTCCCGCTGCAGTTCCCGGCGGGCGAGACCTGGGCGTCGCTCGGGCTCGACGGCACCGAGGAGATCACCATCACGGGTCTCGAGGAGCTGAACTCGGGCACCACGCCGCGCACGGTGCACGTCGTCGCGGCACCCACCGCCGACTCGCCCGCGGGCAAGGAGACGGTGGAGTTCGACGCGGTCGTGCGCATCGACACCCCCGGCGAGGCGGACTACTACCGCAACGGCGGGATCCTGCAGTACGTGCTGCGCAGCCTCGTCGCGTAA
- a CDS encoding DUF3159 domain-containing protein produces MAQAAERAGLGQAARGETMTAATLLAAMGGIRGVLEAIVPGLLFLVAFTLTRDIVLSVAVPVVVAVAAVVARLVQRSAVAPAVGGLVGIVISALLALRSGEGRDFYALGLWTNGAYFAVLLVSVVVGWPLVGVAVGFLMGDGTAWRQDRRKARALRVLTLVWVGFFALRLAVQLPLYLSDSIDALGVARLVMGTPLYGVLLVLSWLFVRAVYAKDPAAPATD; encoded by the coding sequence ATGGCCCAGGCCGCCGAGCGCGCGGGCCTCGGGCAGGCGGCGCGCGGCGAGACCATGACCGCCGCGACGCTCCTCGCCGCCATGGGCGGCATCCGGGGCGTCCTCGAGGCGATCGTGCCCGGGCTCCTCTTCCTCGTCGCCTTCACCCTCACGCGCGACATCGTGCTCTCGGTCGCCGTCCCGGTCGTCGTCGCCGTCGCCGCGGTCGTGGCCCGGCTCGTGCAGCGCTCGGCCGTCGCCCCCGCGGTGGGCGGGCTCGTCGGCATCGTCATCTCCGCGCTCCTCGCGCTCCGCTCGGGGGAGGGGCGCGACTTCTACGCGCTCGGCCTCTGGACGAACGGCGCGTACTTCGCGGTGCTCCTGGTCTCCGTCGTGGTCGGCTGGCCCCTCGTCGGCGTCGCCGTGGGCTTCCTCATGGGAGACGGCACGGCGTGGCGGCAGGACCGCAGGAAGGCCAGGGCCCTCCGCGTCCTCACGCTCGTGTGGGTCGGCTTCTTCGCCCTGCGCCTGGCGGTGCAGCTCCCGCTCTACCTCTCCGACTCCATCGACGCGCTCGGCGTCGCGCGCCTGGTGATGGGGACGCCACTCTACGGCGTGCTCCTCGTCCTGTCGTGGCTCTTCGTGCGCGCCGTGTACGCGAAGGACCCGGCGGCGCCCGCGACCGACTGA